Below is a window of Sulfitobacter sp. BSw21498 DNA.
TCTCCTGACGGGTATGACCGTTCTGACCTATTCCGAAGACCCCGTGGCAGCAGCCAAGGTGGCCCAGGAATTCGCTAAAGAGAATGCAAAATTTGTCATTCTCGGCGGCGCAATGGGTGAGAACGCACTGGATGTCGCCGGTGTTGAAGCCGTGTCCAAGATGCCTTCGCGGGAGGAGCTTATCTCCACCATCGCGGGTATGCTGGGCGCACCTGCTTCCAACATCGCCGGGGCCATTGGCGCACCTGCAAGCAACATCGCTTCCATCTTGTCCACGATCGAGGACAAGGCGGCTGCGTAAAGCAATATCGTCAAGCTGGCGCAGGGTTGAACACTCGCGTTGGAACACACATATCGTTAACGGAAAGAGCTAAACATGGCTGATCTGAAAAAACTGGCAGAAGACATCGTTGGTCTGACGCTGCTGGAAGCACAAGAACTGAAAACCATCCTCAAAGATGAGTATGGCATCGAGCCCGCAGCTGGCGGCGCAGTGATGATGGCTGGCCCCGCAGATGGCGGCGCAGCTGAAGAAGAGAAAACTGAATTCGACGTCGTTCTGAAGAACGCCGGCGCATCCAAAATCAACGTGATCAAAGAAGTTCGCGGCATCACCGGTCTGGGCCTGAAAGAAGCCAAAGATCTGGTTGAAGCTGGCGGCAAGATCAAAGAAGGCGTTGATAAAGCGGAAGCTGAAGACGTTAAAGCCAAGCTGGAAGCAGCTGGCGCAGAAGTTGAACTGGCCTAAGCCATTCGATCAGGGTGCTGTTTTTGCTTGATGAAAGCGGCCCGAAGTTTGTAAAGCTTTGGGGAAGCCCATAAAAATTAAGGCTGGACGGGGAATTCCCTGTCCAGCCTGATCTGTTTTGAAAAGTATTTCATGCGAAATATTTCTCTGGATAGGTCCTAGTGGTCGGAAGAGGTACGGTGGGACGTGCCTCAAGAATTGATCAGGATTTACCGCTCTTATGGGCGCGCATCACGGCCCCGGTGATGGCGAGCTCGGCAAGAGATACGAAAGGTGACAGACACATGGCGCAATCCTTCCTTGGCCAGAAACGTCTACGTAAATACTATGGCAAAATCCGCGAAGTGCTGGAGATGCCGAACCTGATCGAGGTTCAGAAATCCTCTTATGATTTGTTCCTGCGCTCCGGCGATGCGGAAACACCGACAGACGGTGACGGCATCCAGGGCGTCTTTCAGTCGGTTTTCCCGATCAAGGACTTCAATGAGACGTCGGTTCTTGAATTCGTCAAGTACGAGCTTGAAAAGCCAAAATACGATGTAGAGGAATGTCAGCAACGCGACATGACCTACAGCGCGCCTTTGAAGGTGACGCTGCGCCTCATCGTGTTTGATGTAGACGAAGACACCGGTGCAAAATCGGTTAAGGACATCAAGGAACAGGACGTGTTCATGGGCGACATGCCCCTGATGACGCCAAACGGTACGTTTGTTGTGAACGGGACCGAGCGTGTGATCGTATCCCAGATGCACCGTTCACCCGGCGTGTTCTTTGACCACGACAAAGGCAAAACCCACTCTTCGGGTAAACTGCTGTTCGCTTGCCGCATCATTCCTTACCGCGGTTCGTGGCTCGACTTCGAATTCGACGCCAAAGACATCGTCTTCGCGCGCATCGACCGTCGCCGCAAACTGCCTGTAACAACGCTGCTTTATTCGCTGGGTCTTGACCAAGAAGCGATCATGGACGCGTATTACAACACCGTTAACTATACGCTGAAAGATGGCGAAGGCTGGGTTGCACCCTTTTTCCCGGATCGTGTGCGGGGCACACGGCCAACGTATGACCTCGTTGACGCTGCGACAGGCGAGATCCTGTTTGAAAAGGGCAAGAAGGTTACACCTCGTGCCGTTAAGCAGTTGATCGACGAAGGCAAGGTTTCCGAACTGCTGCTGCCGTTTGACCACATCGCGGGCAAATTTGCTGCACGTGATATCATCAACGAAGAAACCGGCGCGATCTATGTCGAAGCGGGCGACGAGATGACGCTCGAGCACGACAAAGACGGTACGCTCATCGGTGGTACAGCCAAAGAGCTGATCGACGCAGGCATCTTCGAGATCCCACTGCTCGACATCGACAACATCAACGTCGGCCCTTACATGCGTAACACCATGGCGGCGGACAAGAACATGAACCGCGACACCGCGCTCATGGATATCTACCGCGTTATGCGTCCGGGCGAGCCGCCCACAGTCGAAGCCGCGTCGAACCTGTTCGACACGCTGTTCTTTGATGCGGACCGCTATGACCTTTCGGCGGTTGGCCGTGTAAAGATGAACATGCGCCTGGCGCTCGACAAGGAAGACACGCAGCGCACGCTGGACCGTGACGATATCGTCGCCTGTATCAAGGCGCTGGTTGACCTGCGCGACGGCCGTGGCGACATCGACGATATTGACCACTTGGGCAACCGTCGTGTGCGTTCCGTCGGCGAGCTGATGGAAAACCAGTACCGTGTTGGCCTGCTCCGGATGGAGCGCGCGATCAAGGAACGTATGTCTTCCGTCGAAATCGACACTGTGATGCCACAGGATCTGATCAACGCGAAACCAGCAGCTGCTGCGGTACGTGAATTCTTCGGTTCCAGCCAGCTGTCGCAGTTCATGGACCAAACTAACCCGCTGTCCGAGGTGACGCACAAGCGTCGTCTTTCCGCGCTTGGGCCAGGTGGTCTGACACGCGAGCGTGCCGGTTTTGAAGTACGTGACGTTCATGCGACACACTATGGTCGCATGTGTCCGATTGAAACGCCCGAAGGTCCGAACATTGGTCTGATCAACTCGCTGGCCACTTTTGCCCGTGTGAACAAGTACGGCTTTATCGAAACACCCTACCGCAAGGTATCGAACGGTGTGGTTTCCGATGACGTGCAGTATATGTCTGCTACGGAAGAAATGCGTCACACAGTGGCGCAGGCCAACGCGAACCTTGATGAGAACATGAAGTTCGTGAACGATCTGGTCTCGACGCGGAAATCGGGCGACTACACCTTGTCGCCTTCCGAAAACGTTGACCTGATCGACGTTTCGCCAAAACAGTTGGTCTCGGTCGCTGCGTCCTTGATCCCGTTCCTTGAAAACGACGATGCGAACAGGGCCTTGATGGGCTCGAACATGCAACGTCAGGCGGTGCCTTTGCTTCAAGCCGAAGCACCACTGGTCGGGACCGGTATCGAAGAAGTCGTCGCACGGGATTCCGGTGCTGCTTATATGGCGAAACGTGGCGGTATCATCGACCAAGTCGATGCCAGCCGTATCGTTATCCGTGCCACCGAAGACCTTGAGTTGGGTGACGCGGGCGTAGACATCTACCGCATGCGCAAATTCCAGCGTTCGAACCAGAACACCTGCATCAACCAGCGTCCGCTGGTGAAGGTTGGCGAGACGGTTCAAAAGGGTCAGGTTATCGCGGACGGTCCGTCGACGGACATGGGTGAACTGGCGCTTGGTAAGAACGTGATCGTCGCGTTTATGCCTTGGAACGGCTACAACTACGAAGACTCCATTCTGATTTCTGAGCGTGTATCGCGTGACGACGTGTTTACTTCGATCCACATCGAGGAATTCGAAGTCGCCGCCCGTGATACAAAGCTGGGGCCAGAGGAAATCACACGCGATATCCCGAACGTCGGTGAAGAAGCGCTGCGCAACCTCGATGAGGCCGGCATCGTTTACATTGGTGCGGATGTTGAACCCGGTGACATTCTTGTCGGCAAGATCACACCCAAGGGCGAAAGCCCGATGACGCCAGAAGAAAAACTGCTGCGCGCCATCTTTGGCGAGAAAGCTTCGGACGTGCGCGATACATCGCTGCGTGTGAAGCCCGGTGATTTTGGTACAGTCGTCGAAGTGCGTGTCTTTAACCGTCACGGCGTCGAAAAAGACGAACGTGCGTTGCAGATCGAGCGTGAAGAAGTCGAACGTCTGGCCCGTGACCGCGACGATGAGCTTGGTATTCTTGACCGCAACATCTACGCGCGTCTGCAGTCTATGATCATCGGCAAAATCGCTGTCAAAGGCCCCAAAGGCGTCAAGTCGAACTCGGAAATCACCGAAGACCTGCTGGCGTCGCTGTCGCGCGGTCAGTGGTGGCAGCTGGCACTCGAAGACGAAGACGACGCGAAAATCGTCGAAGCCCTGAACGAGCAGTACGAGATCCAGAAACGGACCTTGGATGCGCGCTTTGAGGACAAAGTCGAAAAAGTCCGTCGTGGTGACGATCTGCCTCCGGGCGTGATGAAGATGGTCAAAGTGTTCGTCGCGGTGAAGCGCAAGCTGCAACCGGGCGACAAGATGGCTGGTCGTCACGGCAACAAAGGTGTTATTTCCAAGGTTGTACCGATGGAAGACATGCCGTTCCTTGCGGATGGCACGCCAGTGGACTTCTGTTTGAACCCGCTGGGTGTTCCATCGCGTATGAACGTTGGTCAGATCCTTGAGACCCACATGGGTTGGGCCGCTCGCGGCTTGGGCATCAACATCGACGAGGCCCTGCAGGAATACAAACGCTCCGGTGATTTGACACCAGTGCGCGAAGCAATGCACCACGCCTATGGCGACGACGTCTATGAAGAAGGCATCGTTGGAATGGACGAGGAATCCTTGCTGGACGCAGCCAAGAACGTCGCACGCGGTGTCCCAATCGCCACGCCGGTATTCGATGGTGCCAAGGAAGCAGACGTGAATGACAGTCTGACACGGGCCGGGTTCGATACCTCCGGTCAGTCGGTTCTGTTTGACGGTCGCACAGGCGAGCAGTTTGCCCGCCCTGTCACCGTCGGCGTCAAATACCTGCTGAAACTGCACCACCTTGTGGACGACAAAATCCACGCGCGTTCGACTGGTCCATACTCGCTGGTCACCCAGCAGCCATTGGGCGGTAAAGCGCAGTTCGGTGGTCAGCGCTTTGGTGAGATGGAGGTCTGGGCTTTGGAAGCTTACGGCGCTGCATACACCTTGCAGGAAATGCTGACTGTGAAATCGGATGACGTGGCCGGACGGACCAAGGTCTATGAAAGCATCGTCAAAGGCGAAGACAACTTCGAGGCCGGTATTCCGGAATCGTTCAACGTACTTGTGAAAGAAGTACGTGGTCTTGGTCTGAACATGGAACTCCTGGATGCGGAGGAAGAAGAGTGAGGAAAGCACCGGGGTTTTCTTAAACCCCGGCCCGTTTTCTCAGACTGAAAACGCCTCTCTCCCTCCGCTTTCGAGACTTATCTAAGGATTTAAGATGAACCAGGAACTGACAAACAACCCGTTCAACCCCGTCGCGCCGACTAAGACGTTCGACGAAATCAAGGTCTCTCTGGCATCGCCAGAGCGGATCCTGTCGTGGTCGTTCGGTGAAATCAAGAAACCCGAAACCATCAACTACCGGACGTTCAAGCCCGAACGGGACGGCCTGTTCTGCGCGCGTATCTTTGGCCCGATCAAAGATTACGAATGCCTGTGCGGTAAATATAAACGCATGAAGTATCGCGGCGTTGTCTGCGAGAAATGTGGCGTTGAAGTTACCCTGCAAAAGGTCCGCCGCGAGCGTATGGGCCACATCGAACTGGCGTCGCCTGTTGCGCACATCTGGTTCCTCAAGTCGCTGCCATCGCGCATCGGCCTGATGCTGGATATGACGCTGCGCGATCTGGAGCGCGTGCTGTACTTTGAAAACTACGTCGTGATCGAACCCGGTCTGACGGATCTTACCTATGGTCAGATGATGACCGAGGAAGAGTACATGGACGCTCAGGATGCCTTTGGCATGGACGCGTTCACCGCCAATATCGGCGCCGAAGCGATCCGCGAAATGCTGGCTGCCATCGATCTTGAAGCCGAAGCTGACCAACTGCGTGCCGATCTGAAAGAGGCGACAGGCGAACTGAAGCCGAAAAAGATCATCAAGCGTTTGAAAGTCGTTGAATCCTTCCTCGAGTCCGGCAACCGGCCCGAGTGGATGATCATGACCGTCATTCCTGTGATCCCGCCAGAGCTGCGCCCGCTGGTGCCGCTGGATGGTGGCCGCTTTGCGACCTCCGACCTTAACGACCTGTATCGCCGTGTCATCAACCGGAACAACCGACTCAAGCGTCTGATCGAATTGCGCGCACCTGACATCATCGTCCGGAACGAAAAGCGGATGTTGCAGGAATCTGTTGACGCATTGTTCGACAACGGCCGTCGTGGCCGCGTGATCACGGGTGCCAACAAGCGACCGTTGAAATCGCTGTCCGATATGCTGAAGGGTAAGCAAGGTCGCTTCCGTCAAAACCTTTTGGGCAAGCGCGTCGACTTCTCCGGTCGTTCGGTCATCGTGACCGGACCCGAGCTGAAGCTGCACCAGTGCGGTCTGCCCAAGAAGATGGCGCTCGAGCTGTTCAAGCCGTTCATCTACTCGCGCCTCGAAGCCAAAGGTCTGTCTTCCACCGTGAAGCAAGCCAAGAAGCTGGTGGAAAAAGAGCGTCCCGAAGTCTGGGATATTCTTGACGAAGTGATCCGCGAACACCCCGTGATGCTGAACCGTGCGCCTACGTTGCACCGTTTGGGCATTCAGGCGTTCGAACCGGTTCTGATCGAAGGTAAGGCGATCCAGCTTCACCCGCTGGTCTGTTCGGCCTTTAACGCTGACTTTGACGGCGACCAAATGGCTGTTCACGTACCACTGTCGCTTGAAGCCCAGCTTGAAGCACGTGTTCTGATGATGTCCACGAACAACGTTCTGTCGCCTGCAAACGGTGCACCGATCATTGTTCCGTCGCAGGATATGATCTTGGGTCTGTACTACACGACTCTGGAACGCGAAGGCATGCCGGGCGAAGGCATGGTGTTTGGTTCCGTTGAGGAAGTCGAACACGCGCTTGATGCCGGTGCAGTCCACCTGCACACCGCAATCAAAGCGCGGGTCAAGCAGATCGATGCCGAAGGCAACGAAGTGATGAAGCGTTTCGACACCACACCAGGCCGTATTCGTCTTGGTGCGTTGTTGCCGCTGAACGCCAAAGCGCCGTTTGATCTGGTAAACCGTCTGTTGCGTAAGAAAGAAGTGCAGCAGGTCATCGATACGGTCTACCGCTACTGTGGTCAGAAAGAATCCGTTATCTTCTGTGACCAGATCATGACCATGGGTTTCCGCGAAGCTTTCCGCGCCGGTATCTCCTTTGGTAAGGACGACATGCTGATCCCCGAAACCAAGTGGACCTTGGTTGACGAGACACGCGATCAGGTCAAAGACTTTGAACAGCAGTACATGGACGGCCTGATCACTCAGGGCGAAAAGTACAACAAAGTTGTCGATGCCTGGTCCAAGTGTAACGACAAAGTCACCGACGCGATGATGGGGGCCATTTCGGCCGAACGTCGCGATGCTCAGGGTGCAGTCATGGAGCCGAACTCGGTCTACATGATGGCCCACTCCGGTGCGCGTGGTTCGGTTACACAGATGAAACAGCTGGGCGGGATGCGCGGTCTGATGGCGAAGCCGAATGGCGACATCATCGAGACACCGATTATCTCGAACTTTAAAGAAGGTCTGACCGTTCTGGAGTATTTTAACTCCACCCACGGTGCCCGTAAGGGTCTGTCGGATACCGCTTTGAAAACAGCGAACTCGGGTTACCTGACCCGTCGTCTGGTGGACGTGGCACAAGATTGTATCATTCGTATGCATGACTGTGGCACGGAAACTGCGATCACCGCCGAAGCTGCTGTCAACGACGGCGAAGTCGTCTCGTCTCTGGCGGAACGTCTGCTGGGTCGTGTTGCGGCTGATGACATTCTGCGCCCTGGTACCGAAGAAGTGCTGGTACCTGCACAGACTGTGATCGACGAGCGTCTGGCCGATATTATCGACGAAGCTGCCGTGGCGTCTGCCCGTATCCGCAGCCCGTTGACCTGTGAAGCCGAAGAGGGCGTCTGCGCCATGTGCTATGGTCGTGACCTTGCACGCGGTACGCTGGTGAACCAAGGTGAAGCTGTCGGCATTATTGCCGCGCAGTCGATCGGTGAACCTGGCACGCAGCTGACGATGCGTACATTCCACATTGGTGGTGTTGCTCAGGGTGGCCAACAGTCCTTCCTCGAAGCGTCGCAGTCCGGTAAGGTTGTGTTCGATAACGCTCTGACCCTTGAGAACACCGCAGGTGAGATCATGGTCATGGGCCGTAACATGAAGCTTGCGATTGTTGACGAAAACGGTGACGAGCGTGCCAGCCACAAAGTCGGCTATGGTACCAAGCTGTTCGTGAAAGACGGTCAGAACATTCTGCGCGGCGACAAGCTGTTCGAATGGGATCCCTACACGCTGCCGATCATCGCGGAGAAATCCGGTATGACCAAGTTCGTCGACCTTGTGTCGGGGATCGCGGTTAAGGATGAAACCGATGATGCAACCGGTATGACACAGAAGATCGTGATCGACTGGCGTGCAGCACCCAAAGGCAATGAGCTGAAGCCAGAAGTTATTCTGGTAGATGCCGATGGCGAACCTGTCCGTAACGATGCGGGCAACCCGGTGACCTATCCTATGTCCGTTGATGCCATTCTGTCCGTTGAGGACCAGACTGAAATCGCGGCGGGTGACATCGTTGCGCGTATTCCGCGCGAAGGTGCCAAGACCAAGGATATTACCGGTGGTCTGCCACGTGTTGCGGAACTCTTTGAGGCACGTCGCCCCAAGGATCACGCGATCATCGCAGAGATCGACGGCTATGTCCGCTACGGCAAGGACTACAAGAACAAGCGTCGTATCTCGATCGAGTCTTCCGAAGATCCGGATCACAAGGTCGAATACATGGTGCCTAAGGGTAAGCACATTCCCGTTGCGGAAGGTGACTTTGTCCAAAAAGGCGACTACATCATGGACGGCAACCCTGCGCCGCATGACATCCTTGCGATTATGGGTGTCGAAGCGCTGGCTGACTACATGATCGACGAAGTTCAGGATGTTTATCGTCTGCAAGGCGTTAAGATCAACGATAAGCATATCGAAGTGATCGTGCGTCAGATGTTGCAGAAGTGGGAAGTCCAAGACAGCGGTGACACCACCCTGTTGAAAGGCGAACACGTCGATAAGCAAGAGTTCGACCAAGCCTGTGCCAAAGCGCTGTCCAAAGGCGGACGTCCTGCGCAAGGCGAACCGATCCTTCTGGGTATCACCAAGGCGTCGCTGCAAACCCGCAGCTTCATCTCGGCGGCGTCCTTCCAGGAAACCACACGTGTTCTGACCGAGGCTTCGGTTCAGGGTAAGCGCGACAAGCTGGTTGGCCTGAAAGAAAACGTCATCGTGGGCCGTCTGATCCCAGCCGGTACCGGTGGTGCGACGCAGCAGATGCGTAAGGTTGCAGCGGATCGTGACAACGTGGTTATCGAAGCCCGTCGCGAAGAAGCCGAAGCCGCCGCACGTTTGGCCGCGCCAGAGCCTAAATCGGATGATGTGGTCGGTGGCGATGTATTCGATAACGTCCCTAACGACGATGAAAGCCGCAACTAAGCCTACGCTACAAAGAACTGGAAAAGCCCCCGCTGAGAGATCGGCGGGGGCTTTTTCGTTGCGGGGGCGGGGTGATTAAATAGCGACTGAAATTTGCGCGAGTGGGCTGGTTTTCCGTCGCGGCCTGCGGCAATGATAAGCCAACCTAACAAAAAAGAAAGCCGCCCAATGTCGCCAAACCTCGCCGGAGCACTTTTCATGATGGGCTCCATGGCGGCCTTTGTGTTGAACGATACAATGACCAAGACCACGGGCGGGGCGGTGCCGCTGTTCCAGCTGCTGTTTCTGCGTGGTGTGATCTCGATCTCATTGATCGTGATGCTTTGGGGGCGGCTTGGCCCGCTGCACCTGCGACTGAGCCGTCGCGATTGGAAACTGGTCGCCATCCGGTCCGGTGCCGAAGTCGGGGCAAGCTTTTTCTTCGTAACAGCGTTGTTTAACATGCCGCTGGCGAACCTCAGCGCGATCTTGCAGTCGTTGCCACTGACCGTGACGTTAGGGGCCGCGTTGGTCTACCGCGAGAAGGTCGGGTGGCGCCGGCTCTCGGCCATCCTCGTTGGCTTTTTTGGTGTGATGTTGATCGTCAAGCCGGGCACTGACGGGTTCAATATCTGGTCGGTCTACGCCCTGATTGCGGTGTTCTTCGTTACGGTTCGCGACCTAAGCACACGCAGATTGTCGAAAGAGGTGCCGTCGATGACGGTGACCTTCGCAGCGGTCCTCTCTGTCACCGGGTTTTCGACCTTTGCGCAATTCACCACCCCTTGGGAACCGGTGTCGTCAGACCATTGGATCGCGATCACTGCGGCAGCTGTCTTTGTCCTGATGGGGTATTATTTCAGCGTACAGACGATGCGGGTTGGCGATGTCTCTTTCATCGCGCCGTTCCGCTATACGGGGCTGATCTGGGCGCTGATCCTTGGCTGGCTGGTGTTTGGTGACTGGCCCGTGCCGACGACACTGATCGGTGCCTCTATCGTCGCCGCGACAGGGTTGTTCACGCTGTACCGCGAGCGCATCACCACACGCCCACTGCCGCCCCTTTAACCCTTGGCGAAGACGCGGCGCACTGCGTTGATGTCGATGGCAAAGCGATCCTTGAACAGGGTCTCCTCCTCGGCGCTGAGCGGCGAAAGCTCGATCGGTCGTGCGTGCTTTTGACGTGAATCGTTAAAGCCATTGTGACCGCGTACGTACATCGCCTGATCGGGAAAGCTGAGCGCAGGCATAAAGCGGGGTAGCTTGTCGTGGGCAAAGTTCATGATGGTTAATGGGCACCGCGCATTCACGAACATCGCGAGCGCCGCAGTATAGAAAGGCCGGTAGGACGGCGTTGCGGCGATCCCGTCCGCGCCAAACTCGGCCACGTAGCCCTTGTTCCAGTCAAGAGCGACAGACTTATGCTGCACCAACAGCGGCGTCGCGTCATCGACGGCTTTGCGCAGCTTGGCGATGAAATCTACAGCAATGGCATCGTCATCATCAAACCGAAACTGAACACAGGGCTCAAGCCGCGAGAGACGGGCGTTGTTCAGTATCTCTTTCATAACCTCGCGGTGGGGCCTGGGTGGTTCGACGATGATCCTTGCCTGAGGCAGGGGGGCCAGTAGAGCTTTCAGGCGCATCATGTGCTGTTGCGGAAAGCTATCGCCGACGAGGACGATCATCTCGAAGTCCGGGTCGGTTTGTGCCATCAGGCAGGGCAGGGCGACGGCTTCGAACAGGCGGAATCTTTCTTCTAGCCGTGCAGGTTCGTAAAGATAGGCGATACGATCTTCGATGGTTTCATGCCCGACCTGAAATCCGCCTAGCGCCGGATAGGAAAAGCGGCATAGCCCAAGTATCTGCATCGTGTTCCGCCTTGTCCCGATTATGCAGCGTAAATATGCGGGGTAGGGGGGGCGTGATGCAAGAAGGAATACCCGTTTCGCGTGCCGCCCCTACTTGGGGCGGGGGGCTGTTGACAGCAGCGGCGACTCTGCCTATACGGCCCTTATCTCGGATGCAGGGGTCGCCCTGCTTTGCCGACATCATATCTACTGTGGTCACGATCCGGTCTATTGCTGACTCGATCCTCTGTTACCCCACCGCTTCGTTTTCCTCGGTACGGGAACGCTGCGGTGATTTTGCTTTGCGCCATCGGTGTCGGGCGAAGATAGAATTCGTGGACGTGCGAAGTGACCGAATTTGAAACCGCACTGGGGTCCGCCCCGCTGCACCACTTATGTGAGCTAAACGGGGATAAAACCGGAATGCCAACGATCCAGCAGCTGATCCGCAAACCGCGCCAGCCTAAAATCAAACGTTCGAAATCCATGCACCTGCAAGAATGTCCGCAAAAGCGCGGCGTTTGCACACGTGTTTACACGACCACACCTAAAAAGCCGAACTCGGCCATGCGTAAGGTTGCCAAAGTGCGCCTGACCAACGGTTTCGAAGTCATCAGCTACATCCCGGGTGAATCGCACAACCTGCAAGAACACTCTGTTGTTCTGATCCGCGGCGGCCGTGTAAAAGACCTTCCCGGTGTGCGCTACCACATCCTGCGCGGTGTTCTCGATACGCAAGGCGTTAAAGATCGTAAGCAGCGTCGCTCCAAATATGGTGCAAAGAAGCCAAAGTAATTTGGGTCGGTTCGGGCTGGCGCATCGCAGATACACGATGCCCGGTCCCGCCGCCCGCCATGTTTTCCCGTAAGGGAGTGAGCCGAGTAAGACTGAGCGCCGGACGATCGGGGTGCAAATCGCACCAGACGCGCTGGCCCATCGCTGCCTCGGCAACTGACAATTAGGAGCTTTAAATGTCACGTCGTCACGCCGCTGAAAAACGCGAAGTACTGCCAGACGCCAAGTACGGTGATCTGGTTCTCACCAAATTCATGAACAACCTGATGATCGATGGTAAAAAATCGGTTGCAGAGCGTATCGTTTACAACGCGATGAACCGCGTTGAAGACAAGATCAAACGCGCACCTATCGAAGTTTTCCACGAAGCGCTGGATAACATCAAGCCATCCGTCGAAGTGCGTTCGCGCCGCGTCGGTGGTGCCACCTATCAGGTCCCTGTTGAAGTGCGCCCCGAGCGTCGCGAAGCACTGGCGATCCGCTGGTTGATCAAAGCGTCCCGTGCCCGCAATGAGAACACGATGGAAGAGCGCCTGGCCGGAGAGCTTATGGATGCTGTTCAATCGCGCGGTACTGCTGTTAAAAAGCGCGAAGATACGCACAAAATGGCAGACGCGAACAAAGCGTTCAGCCACTACCGCTGGTAATCCGGGCGGCATAAGCCGTTCCCGTCGCGTCCCACACTGGGGCGCGATTTATCCGTTTCAGATATATTCGAGGAAGCAGCCCCATGGCACGCGACTATCCGCTCTCACGCTACCGCAATTTCGGCATCATGGCCCACATCGACGCAGGCAAAACAACCTGCTCCGAACGGATCCTGTTTTATACTGGTAAGTCCCACAACATCGGCGAAGTGCACGACGGCGCTGCAACGATGGACTGGATGGAGCAGGAGCAGGAACGCGGTATTACAATTACCTCCGCTGCGACAACAACTTTCTGGCAGCGCCAGGAATTGCCAGACGCGGACGCAACATCCGACACCAAGTACCGGATGAACATCATCGACACGCCCGGTCACGTTGACTTTACCATTGAAGTTGAGCGTTCGCTGGCGGTTCTTGATGGCGCGGTTGCTGTTCTTGACGCCAACGCCGGTGTTGAACCGCAGACTGAAACCGTTTGGCGTCAGGCCGACCGCTACAAGGTTCCGCGGATCGTTTTTGTTAACAAAATGGACAAAATCGGCGCTGACTTCTTCAACTGTGTGAAGATGATCAAAGACCGTACCGGTGCAACTCCTGCACCGATCCAAATCCCAATTGGTGCCGAAACCGAGCTTGAAGGCTTGATCGATCTGGTCACCATGAAAGAATGGGTCTGGACTGGTGACGATCTGGGCGCGGGCTGGGAACAGCGCGAAATCCGTGCCGAGTTGAAAGACCTGGCCGACGAATGGCGTGCCAACTTGATCGAGATTGCGGTCGAGATGGACGACGAAGCCATGGAAAACTACTTGATGGACGGCGCAGAGCCTGACGTTGACACGCTGCGCGGTCTGATCCGCAAAGGTACGTTGGCAATCAAATTCATCCCCGTTCTGTGTGGTTCCGCCTTTAAGAACAAAGGTGTTCAGCCTCTGTTGAACGCTGTTGTCGACTATCTTCCCTCGCCGATGGACGTTGTTGACTACATGGGCTTTAAGCCAGGCGACGAAGAAGAAACACGTAACATCCCGCGTCGCGCGGACGATGATATGGCCTTCTCCGGTCTCGCGTTCAAAATCATGAACGACCCCTTTGTTGGTTCGTTGACCTT
It encodes the following:
- the rpoB gene encoding DNA-directed RNA polymerase subunit beta; the encoded protein is MAQSFLGQKRLRKYYGKIREVLEMPNLIEVQKSSYDLFLRSGDAETPTDGDGIQGVFQSVFPIKDFNETSVLEFVKYELEKPKYDVEECQQRDMTYSAPLKVTLRLIVFDVDEDTGAKSVKDIKEQDVFMGDMPLMTPNGTFVVNGTERVIVSQMHRSPGVFFDHDKGKTHSSGKLLFACRIIPYRGSWLDFEFDAKDIVFARIDRRRKLPVTTLLYSLGLDQEAIMDAYYNTVNYTLKDGEGWVAPFFPDRVRGTRPTYDLVDAATGEILFEKGKKVTPRAVKQLIDEGKVSELLLPFDHIAGKFAARDIINEETGAIYVEAGDEMTLEHDKDGTLIGGTAKELIDAGIFEIPLLDIDNINVGPYMRNTMAADKNMNRDTALMDIYRVMRPGEPPTVEAASNLFDTLFFDADRYDLSAVGRVKMNMRLALDKEDTQRTLDRDDIVACIKALVDLRDGRGDIDDIDHLGNRRVRSVGELMENQYRVGLLRMERAIKERMSSVEIDTVMPQDLINAKPAAAAVREFFGSSQLSQFMDQTNPLSEVTHKRRLSALGPGGLTRERAGFEVRDVHATHYGRMCPIETPEGPNIGLINSLATFARVNKYGFIETPYRKVSNGVVSDDVQYMSATEEMRHTVAQANANLDENMKFVNDLVSTRKSGDYTLSPSENVDLIDVSPKQLVSVAASLIPFLENDDANRALMGSNMQRQAVPLLQAEAPLVGTGIEEVVARDSGAAYMAKRGGIIDQVDASRIVIRATEDLELGDAGVDIYRMRKFQRSNQNTCINQRPLVKVGETVQKGQVIADGPSTDMGELALGKNVIVAFMPWNGYNYEDSILISERVSRDDVFTSIHIEEFEVAARDTKLGPEEITRDIPNVGEEALRNLDEAGIVYIGADVEPGDILVGKITPKGESPMTPEEKLLRAIFGEKASDVRDTSLRVKPGDFGTVVEVRVFNRHGVEKDERALQIEREEVERLARDRDDELGILDRNIYARLQSMIIGKIAVKGPKGVKSNSEITEDLLASLSRGQWWQLALEDEDDAKIVEALNEQYEIQKRTLDARFEDKVEKVRRGDDLPPGVMKMVKVFVAVKRKLQPGDKMAGRHGNKGVISKVVPMEDMPFLADGTPVDFCLNPLGVPSRMNVGQILETHMGWAARGLGINIDEALQEYKRSGDLTPVREAMHHAYGDDVYEEGIVGMDEESLLDAAKNVARGVPIATPVFDGAKEADVNDSLTRAGFDTSGQSVLFDGRTGEQFARPVTVGVKYLLKLHHLVDDKIHARSTGPYSLVTQQPLGGKAQFGGQRFGEMEVWALEAYGAAYTLQEMLTVKSDDVAGRTKVYESIVKGEDNFEAGIPESFNVLVKEVRGLGLNMELLDAEEEE
- the rplJ gene encoding 50S ribosomal protein L10, which codes for MDRAQKEQLVDELGQIFESSGVVVVSHYVGLTVADMQDLRARARAAGGAVRVAKNRLAKIALDGKPCESIADLLTGMTVLTYSEDPVAAAKVAQEFAKENAKFVILGGAMGENALDVAGVEAVSKMPSREELISTIAGMLGAPASNIAGAIGAPASNIASILSTIEDKAAA
- the rplL gene encoding 50S ribosomal protein L7/L12; amino-acid sequence: MADLKKLAEDIVGLTLLEAQELKTILKDEYGIEPAAGGAVMMAGPADGGAAEEEKTEFDVVLKNAGASKINVIKEVRGITGLGLKEAKDLVEAGGKIKEGVDKAEAEDVKAKLEAAGAEVELA